Part of the Streptomyces sp. HSG2 genome, GGGGAGTTCCTGGGCAACACCCCCGGCTACGGCCGGATCTACGTCGAGGCGCAGAAGAAGGGCGCGGAGTACGAGACCGGGACCCAGGACAACTACCGCATCGAGGGCCTGGAAGGCGAGGACGCCCGCAACACCTACGGGATCGCGGAGAAACTCGCACTGGACAAGAAGGACTTCCAGGGAATCCGGGACGCCTTCGAATTCGACCCGGTCGCCGAGAAGTACGTCAAGGTCGACCCCATGCACGAGGCCCGCTGGTATCCGACGCTCACCACGCTGAGCGACGGCAAGATCCTCAGCGTCTCCGGCCTCGACGACATCGGCCAGCTCGTGCCGGGCAAGAACGAGGTCTACGACCCCGAGACCCAGGAGTGGACCTACACCGAGGAGGAGCGCCAGTTCCCCACCTACCCGGCGCTGTTCCTGACGCGAGAAGGCAAGATCTTCTACTCGGGCTCCAACGCGGGCTACGGCCCTGACGACGTCGGTCGCGACCCGGGTATCTGGGACGTGGAGACCAACGAGTTCACCGAGATCCCCGGCATGAGCGACGCGAACATGCTGGAGACGTCCGCGACCGTCCTGCTGCCGCCGGCTCAGGACGAGCGGTACATGGTGGTCGGCGGCGGCGGCGTCGGGGAGTCCCGGCTGGCGAGCGAGAAGACCCGCCTGGTCGACCTGAGCGCCGACGAGCCCCGCTTCACCGACGGCCCCTCACTGGAGAAGGGCACCCGCTACCCGCAGGTCTCCGTCCTCCCCACCGACGAGGTGCTGGTCTCCGGCGGCTCCGAGGACTACCGGGGCCGGAGCGACTCCAACATCCTCCAGGCCCGGATCTACGACACCGAGGCCGACGAGTTCCGGCGGGTCGCCGACCCCCTGGTGGGCCGCAACTACCACTCCGGTTCGATCCTGTTGCCGGACGGGCGCGTGATGTTCTTCGGCTCGGACTCGCTCTTCGCCGACAAGGCCAACACCAAGCCCGGCGAGTTCGAGCAGCGCATCGAGATCTACACCCCGCCCTATCTCTACGGCGAGGACCGGCCGGATCTGGCCGATGGGCCGGAGAGCATCGGGCGCGGGGAGTCGGGGACGTTCACATCGAGCGTGGCGGAGTCGATCGAGAAGGTCCGCCTGATCCGGCCGAGCGCCTCGACCCACGTCACCGACGTCGACCAGCGGTCGATCGCCCTGGACTTCGAGGCGGAGGGGGACCGGCTGACGGTGACCGTGCCCGAGAACGCCAACCTGGTCCAGGCAGGGTGGTACATGATGTTCGCCACGGACGGCAACGGCGTGCCGAGCAAGGCCCGCTGGGTGCGGGTGCCGTAGGCGCCGGGAGCAGGGCCCCGGTGGGGAGTGGGGGTGCCTCCCTCCCCACCGGGGCCCTCTCAGTTCGCCGACCGGGCTAGCCCCAGGGCGTACTCGGGCCACCACTCCCCCGCCTTGGGACCGCCCTTGCACTCCCCGTCCGATTCCCCGGGGCGCTTGATCCACAGGTAGGCGTCGACCAGGGGATCGGCGGTGTCGCGGGTGGGTGCCTCGCCCAGCGCCCGGCCGGGCGGATTGCACCAGCGCTCGCTCGCATCGCCCCCGGTGTAGGGGCCGTTGCCGTTGCGGCTGGTGTCGATGACGAAGGGCTTCCCGCCGACCTTGGCGGACAACTCCTTGCCGTAGGCGATCGAGTCCTCGGTGGTGTAGTAGTTCGAGACGTTGACCGAGAAGCCGTCGGCCCGCTCGACGCCCGCCCACCGCAGCGGTTCGAAGATCTGGTCCGGCTCCCCCCAACCGGCGTTGCCCGCGTCGAGGTAGACGGTGGTGTCGGGGAGCGCCTTCAGGGTGGCGATCGCTTCCCGCAAGAGCGCGTAGCGCTCCTCGTGGTACACCTCGGGCGTGCAGCCGTCCACGAGGTGCAGCACCGCGTCCGGCTCCAAAATCACCGTGGCCGGCCGATCGTCGATCCCCTCGGCCACGGCCTCGACGAAGGCGCGGTAGGCCGCGCCGTCGACCGCGCCGCCCTGCGAGTACTGGCCGCAGTCCCGGTGCGGGATGTTGTACAGCACGAGCAGCGCCGTGCGGTCGACCGCCGCGGCGGCCTCGGTGAAACCGCGGCTCTGGGCCTCGGCTTCCTCCGGGCTGATCCACTCGGCCACCGGCCGTTCGGCGATCCGGCGGATCAGGTCGGCCTCCTCGTCACGGCCGTCCCGCTCCAGTTCCGCCAACTCGCGCGCGGCGGTGCCCTCCGGGTTGACCCAGTAGGGGGCGGATCCCGCGGGCTGCCGGGCGGGCGCGCCGTCCCCCTCGGCATCGCCGGCGTCCGCGTCCGAGCAGCCCGCCAGGAGCAGCACCGCCCCGACCGCCGCCGCGCGGACCCGGGCCCCGCCGATCCTTCCGACGCCCCTGGTGCCGTCCATCCAACTCCCCCTAGGGTGCACTCGGTCGAGGCTCAATCCTGACATACGCCCCGCCCGCCCCGGGGCCCTCACGCCCGAGGGGCGAGGTTTCGGGGCGGATTCGCCACGAAACGGTCGCGGTGAGGTGGGCCGATACGACCGCCTTCGTCGAGGAGCGCGCCGGAGAAGGCACGGCCGGTCATTCCGTCCCTCGGCCCCGGCGGACGCCCCGCACCGCCACGGCCACCGCGGCGGCCCCGGCGAGCACCAACCCGATCACCGCGTGGACGGTCCCGGGGCCCTCGGCCCGGGCGTCGTCCTCCCCCGCGTCGACGACGGCCAGGCGGACGATGCCGCCGTCGCCCGTGTCCGCGGACGCCACCGGCGATCCGGGCGACCGATCGGGCGCGGTACCCGACTCCGGGACGGAGGGCGGTCGTCCGGTGACGTCGAGCGTGGACGTCCGTTCCTCCGCGCCGCAGTGGATCCGCACCGGGTGGGAACCGGCCGTCGAGGTCGCGCGCACCCGCGCGGTGCCCACCAGTTCCCCCGTGCCGCCCGTCAGGGCCAGGCGGACGTCCGAGGCGAAGGCGGGCGACCCGGCCAGGGCGGTCCGCTCCGGGCAGTCGGCCAGGCGGAGCGTGACGTCGGTGCCGGGCGCGGGACGGGCGGGTGCCACCGTGACACCGTCGCCTTCGGCGCCGTGTGCCACGGGCGCCGCCACGGCGGCCACCGCCACTCCGGCACAGAGCGTCGTCCTGAGTGAGCCCATCGTGAACCTCCCGTGTCCGCAGGCTCTCCCACCCGCTCGCCACGCGCATCCGCCGGACCGATCCGTCTCCGCCGATCGGGTGACGAGGATCCGGCGAGCGCCCGGCCCGAGGAGAGCGCACCCGACCCACGAAAAATCGAACACGCGTCGGCGGTAGGGTCTACGCCGAGGACAAGCCGCCTCGTACAACGCGTCCGGCAGGAGAGTCACCCCTATGGCAGAGCGCAAGCCGATCGAGTCGTGGCTGACCGACATGGACGGGGTGTTGATCCACGAAGGCACCCCGATCCCAGGCGCCGAGGAGTTCCTCAAGCGGCTGAGGGAATCCGGGAAGCCGTTCCTGGTCCTCACCAACAACTCGATCTACACCCCCCGGGACCTGCACGCGCGGCTCGCGCGCATGGGCCTCCAGGTGCCGGTGGCGAACATCTGGACCTCGGCGCTGGCCACCGCGCAGTTCCTGGACGACCAGCGCCCCAACGGCACCGCCTACGTGATCGGCGAGGCGGGGCTGACCACGGCGCTGCACGAGATCGGCTACGTGCTGACCGACCAGGAGCCCGACTTCGTCGTCCTCGGGGAGACCCGGACGTACTCCTTCGAGGCCATGACGAAGGCGGTCCGGCTGATCAACGACGGCGCGCGGTTCGTCGCGACGAACCCGGACGAGACGGGGCCCTCCGCGGAGGGGGCGCTGCCGGCGACAGGGGCCGTCGCGGCGCTGATCACGGCGGCCACCGGCAAGAAGCCGTACTTCGTCGGCAAGCCCAACCCCCTGATGATGCGCGCCGGTCTGAACGCCATCGGCGCCCACTCGGAGACCTCCGCCATGATCGGCGACCGGATGGACACGGACGTACTGGCCGGGCTGGAGGCGGGGATGCGCACCTTCCTCGTCAGCACCGGCGTGACGCGGCCGAGCGAGGTCGACCGCTTCCCGTACGGGCCCTCCAAGGTCGTCGAGTCGATCGCCGACCTGGTCCACGAGGTCTGACCCCGCCCCCCGACGCCGGCACCCGGAGGTCGTCCCGGGGGCGCGGGCGCCGGGACGAGCACGTCGTCGGGACCGGCGGCGCGCTCCGGTTCGTCACCCCATCGCAGTACGGTGTTCCCCATGCGCCCCGACACGCCTGCCGAGAACGTCGACCACCCCGCCGAAGCGGCGCGCCTGGAGCGGACCGCCGGCCTGTACCCGGAGGACGCCGAGGCCCTGCTGCTGAGGGCCGCCGCCCACCACGAGCTGTCCGGCGACCGACCCGCCGCGACCGCGCTCTACGACCGGCTGCTGTCCTCGTCCGGGAAGTTGGAGGATCCCGTACTCGTACGGGCCCGGAAAGCGGCCAACCTCTGGGAGTACGGCCACGAGGCCGAGGCGCGGGCCATCATCGACGGCGTGCGCGCGGCGGCGCCGCGAGACCCGGCGGCGTGGGTGATCGTGGCGGAGGCGCTGGAGTCCCACGACGAGTTGGAGGCGGCTCACGAGACCTTCACCGAGGGGGCGCGGTCGCTGGTGGCGGAGGGTGAGGAGCCTCCCCGGGTCACGCACCCTCTGTTCTTCGGCCGACACCGCGTCCGACGCATGCTGGGTCTCCCGCACGACGCCTGGGACACCCTCGCCGACACCCTCCACTCGATGCCGGTCTCGCTGGACGAGCTGCACGACCCGGGCCGCGTCTGGACACTCGGCTCGAACGACCCGGCGGACCTGGAGGCGGAGATCTCCCGACTCCGCGCGGAGCTGGGTGCCCACCGGGCAGCCCTGTCGCGCCCCTTCCCGGTCGCCATGCTGCACTGGCCGGCCGAGGAGTTGGCGGAACTGCTGGCGGACCACCCCTCGCTGACCGCCGAGTACCCCTCCTACGAGGAGCACGTGGCGACCCTGGAGACCGCCCTGCGGGAACTCGCCTCGTCCGGCGCCGCCCGACTCGGCCTGGTACGGGGCACGGTCCCCTCCTACGAGGCCTTCGCCGCGTCCGAGGGCTCCTCCCCCGGCGACGCCTCCCTCCTGCCCCAGTACGCCACGACCCTGGCCGCCCGAGGGCGCGCCGAGGCATGGCCGCCCGGACAAGCGGACGCCTGCTGGTGCGGGACGGAGCGGGCCTACGCCGACTGCCACGGGACGGGGTGAGGCCCGGCGGGGCGGCGGGAGGCGATACCGACGGGCGGGCGCCCGCCGTCACCACCGCGGCCCCGCGACCGGTAGGCGCCGCCAGGCGCCTGCGGGTGACGGTAGGTCAGGCACCCAGGGCTCGGGCCGCGGAGTAGATGACCAACCCCGCCAGCGAACCCACCACCGTGCCGTTGATCCTGATGAACTGCAGGTCCCGCCCGATGTTCGCCTCGATCTTCCGTGTGGTGTGCTCGGCGTCCCACCCGGCCACCGTTTCGGTGATCAGCGAGGTGATCTCCCCCCGGTAGGTGGTGACGACGTACACCGCCGCGTTCTCCAACCAGGTGTCCACCTTGCCCCGGATCCGGTCGTCGGCGACGAGCCGCCCGCCGAGCGCCAGCAGCGAGGCACGGACCCGCAGTCGCAGTTCGCTGCGCTCGTCCTCGGCCGCCGAGACGACCGTGGACCGCACGGCGGTCCACACGGAGGCGATCAGGTCCTGGACCTCGTCCCGGCCCAACACCTCGCTCTTCAGCCGCTCCACCCGCGCGCGGGTGTCGGGGTCGGACCGCAGCTCGCTCGCGAAGTCCGTCAGGAACCGGTCGAGCGCCTCGCGGGCCGGATGCTCGGGCATGTCCCGCATCTCGGTCACGAAGCGCAGCAACTCCTTGTGGACGCGGTCGCCCATCTTCCGGTCCACGAACCGCGGCGTCCAGGCGGGCGCCCCGCCCTGGACCGCGCCCGTCACCGAGTCGCCGTGCAGCACCAGCCAGTCGTGGGCGCGCGCCACCACCAGGTCGACGGCCCGCCGATGCCCGCCGTCGGCGACGACCCGCTCCAGCAGTCTCCCCATCCCCGGGGCGATCTCCACGGCGTCGGCCCGGCGGGTGACGGCCTCCCCGACCACGGCCTGCACCTCGGAGTCGCGCAGCACGGTCAGGGCGGCCCGCAGCGCGGTGGCCGATTCCTCGGTCACCCGGTCCGCGTTGTCGGGGACGGCGAGCCAGGCGCCGAGCCTGGCCGCCATCCCGACGGCGCGCAGGCGCTCCCGCACGACGTCCTCGGAGAGGAAGTTCTCTCCGACGAACTCGCCGAGCGAGACACCGAGCTGGTCCTTCTTGGTCGGGATGATCGCGGTGTGCGGGATGGGCAGGCCCAAGGGGCGTCTGAAGAGCGCGGTGACCGCGAACCAGTCGGCGAGGGCGCCGACCATGCCGGCCTCGGCGGCGGCGGACACGTATCCCGCCCAGGGCCCGGCACCCGCGTGGGAGGCCCACTCGGTGAGGGCGTAGACCACCGTGACGAAGATCAGCAGCCCGGTCGCGGTGATCTTCATACGGCGGACGCCGCGTCGCTTCTCCTCGTCGGCGGGGCTGAAGGTGGTCATCGCCCGGCCCGCGGCGGTCGCGGCGCGGTCGCCCCCACCGAGGCGACCGGCCTCTCCCGTGCCCACCGGGGCCCCGGTCTGCGTTCGTTCCATGTGCTCCACCCGTTCGGCGATTACGGGCCATTGTCCTCCCGGCCGGGCGGCGCCGGCGCGACGGCCGGGTGGCACGCGCGCGGCGGGCGCGGGCCGACCGAGGAGCGGACGGCCCGCGCGCCGGCGCCCGGGGCCCTCACGACGCCGGGCGCCACCGGTCGAGGGCGCTTCGCCGGCCGCCGCCACCGATGAGCGGCGACGCCCCGGAACGCCCCCCGCCGCGGCTCACGGGTCGACCACGACCGGCCCGCGCCGGGCGGTACCTGGTTCAGCGGTCGCGGCGGCGGCCGTCCTCCACCTCGGACCGGGCCTCGCCCGACCGAAGCCTCTCCCCCCGTGCCCTCTCCTTCGGCCCACGTTCCGAGCGGGGCGGCTTGCGCTCCACACCCACCCCGCCCCAGAAGGCGAACCCGGTGACGATCACGCGGGGGGCACCGGGATCACCGGGAACGCCATCCTCCCGTTGGTCGAAACCGCCCATGACGCCGATCCCTCGCACGATCACCTCGACCCCGGGGGGCACCACCACGCTGGCACCGCCCATGATCGCGACGCAGTTCACGACCGTCTCGCGCGCGGTGAAGTCGGCGTCCCTGAGGTCGATCTCCCCACCGCCCCAGAACGAGAACGTCGTGAAGCGCCTGGGCACGGTCCAGCGCCCCTTGCGCCGGAAACCCGACATCACGGCCACCGCCCAGGTCGACGTCGGCTCGGCCCCGGTGATGCGGCTCGACCAGCCGCCCGCGCGGTCCGGTTCCTTGGTCGTCGACACCCGGGGCGCGGGGGTCGCGCCGGCCGGGAGGTCCCGGGTGATCGGGGCGAGCTCCCCGTAGGTCCGCGCCCGATACGCCGCCTCCAGGCGTTGCTCGAACTCGGTCATGTCCAGCCGCCCCTCGGCGAGGGCGTCCCGCAGGACCTCGGCGACCCGTTCGCGGTCGGTGTCGGATGCGCGCAGTTCCGGGGCGTCGTCGCTCATGCGGAGCAGCCTACGAGGTGAGGGCCCGCCACACTACGGCCTCGGGAAGTCCGAGGTCCGACGGCCCCTCCCCGGTCGGCACCGGTTCCCTCTCCGCCTGCGCCCCGCACCCGACCGCGCGAGCGGGCGTACTCCGCATGCCACGCCATCCCCCACGACACGACGCCACACCGGGCACGGACCGCCCCCATGAGCGAGGCTTTTGCACGGGGCGGACGCGCGAGGACCGACGACGAGCACCGACGCAGCCACCACAGGGAGGCTCAGCGATGAGCGACGAGCCACGGCCGAGACCGCCGATTCCGGGCTGGGCGCGCCAGGGGGACCCGAACCCCGGGTCCGCGGGGTCGGAAGGCGCGGCACCGTCCGGGCGCGGGGGCCGGCGGCGTCGCACCGGCGCGCGCCGCCTCCTGCCGACCTGGCGGATGGTGCTCGGCGGTGTCGCCGCGGTGGCCGTGCTGCTCGTCGGGGGCTTCTTCCTCGGCTACCACCTGGTGAAGATCCCGTCCGCCAACGCCCTGGCCACCCGGCAGAACAACATCTACCTGTACGCCGACGGCACCGTCCTCGCGCGCGACGGCGAGGTGAACCGGGAGAACGTGGCGCTCTCCCGCGTCTCCGAAGCCGCCCGACACGCCGTACTGGCGGCCGAGGACCGCGACTTCTACTCCACCTCGGGGGTCGACCCCCAGGCCATGCTCAGGGCGGCCTGGAACACGGCGACGGGCAAGGGCAGGCAGTCCGGCTCGACCATCACCCAGCAGTACGTCAAGAACTACTACCTCGTGCAGGAACAGACGGTCACGCGCAAGGTCAAGGAGTTCTTCATCGCGATCAAACTGGACCGCGAGACCGGCAAGGACGACATTCTGGAGGGCTATCTCAACACCAGCTACTTCGGCCGGGGCGCGTACGGCGTCCAGGCCGCCGCCCACGCGTACTACGGGATCGACGCCGCCGACCTGGACGCCGGGCAGGGCGCCTACCTCGCCTCGCTGCTCAACGCCCCGAGCCGGTACGACGTCGTCACCCACCCGGAGAACCGCCCGGCGGCGGTACGCCGTTGGAACTACGTCCTGGACGGGATGGTGGAGCAAGGCTGGCTCGGCCCGGCCCGGCGGGCCTCCCTGAGCTTTCCCGACCCCGACCGCACCACCGCGCCGAACAGCCTGTCCGGACAGCGCGGTTACGTGGTGCAGATCGTGAAGGAGCAACTCGCCGCGGACGGCGTCCTCCGGGAGGGGGAGCTGGAGGCCGGCGGCTACCGCATCACGACAACGCTCCGCGAGGACGCGCAGGACGCCTTCGTCGCCGCCGTGGAGGACCGGCTGATGTCCCGCCTTGACGACGCGCGGGAGGCCGACTCCTACGTACGGGCGGGCGGCGCGGCCGTCGACCCGCGCAGCGGCGAGGTCGTGGCGCTGTACAACGGCGTCGACTACGTGAAGCAGTACACCCCGAACGCCACCCGTCGGGACTTCCAGGTCGGCTCGACCTTCAAGCCCTTCGTCCTGGCCTCCGCCCTGGAGAACGACGCCGAGACCCAGGACGGCAGGTCGATCACCCCGGCCACCCGCTACGACGGCACCAGCGAACGCACCGTCCAGGGCTGGTCGGGGCAGCGCTACGCCCCCGAGAACGAGGACCACCGGGACTACGGGGACATCACCGTGCGGGAGGCCACCGACAAGTCGGTCAACGCCGTCTACGCCCAGATGGCCGCGGACGTGGGGAGCGACCGGGTCGAGGAGACCGCCGTCGCCCTCGGGCTCTCCCCCGACACACCGGAGCTGGTCGCCGCCCCCTCCATCGCCCTCGGCACCGCCACCGCCTCCCCCCTCGACATGGCCAAGGCGTACGCCACCCTGGCCAACCACGGCCGTCACGCCGGGTACACCCTGATCGAGCGGATCACCCGCGGCGGTCAAGACGTGCCACTGCCGTCGCGGCCGGACGATCGCCAGGTGATCGGCCGGGAGGCCGCCGACACCACCACCTGGGTGCTGCGCGGGGTGGTGGAGCGGGGCACCGCCACCGCCGCGCGGGCGGCCGGTCGCCCGGCCGCGGGCAAGACCGGCACCGCCGAGGAGGACACCGCCGCGTGGTTCGCCGGCTACACCCCGGAACTCGCCACCGTCGTGGCCGTCATGGGGCAGGACCCTGACACCGCCGCGCACAAGTCCCTCTACGGCGTGATGGGGCTGGGCAGGATCAACGGGGGCGGGGTCCCGGCCGAGATCTGGGCCCAGTTCACCCGCGAGGCGCTCTCCGGCACCCCGGTCACCGCCTTCGACCTGCGAGTGAGGCGCGGCGTCGAGGAGAGTGGTGGGCCCTCGGACCGCCCCTCGGGGTCCGACCGTGAGCGCGACACCGACGAGGAGGACCGTTACGGGGACGACGACCCGTGGGACACCGAACCCGGCGACGGCGCCTGGGACTCCGGCCCCGCCGCCACACCGCCCGGCGCGACGGGAGGTGCCGAGGGCGCCCTCCACGACCGTGGCGGCGCGGGCGGTGGCGTGGCCGCCGCCCGCGACACCGACGCCCCGGAAGCCGTCCGACCGACCGTCGACGCCCCCGGGCCCGGCGCCGTCGTCGGACCGGAACGCGTGTCGACGGGCTCCGGCGAAGACCCGGGAGGCGGTGGGGCCGAGGAACACGGGGGGCCCGGCGCCGAGACCCCGGGCGACGACCCGAACCCGCCACGCGTCCCCCAGAGACCGGACGGGCCGGACGGGAGGCCCGGGCCCCCGAGACCGGACGGCCCCGGCGGCCCCGAAGGAACGGGCGGCGGCCCGGTGCCGGGCGATCCGGACGGGGAGCACGCGGCGGAGAGAC contains:
- a CDS encoding kelch motif-containing protein — translated: MRDRAGRRRARRFAIGTTVVVALAGMNGPWLYRFGSEKYHQYTINKPEYKAENGKWEVVEFPAKYRQNTIHAALLHTGKVLLVAGSGNDQENFDAKQYDTRVWDPVEGTVKKVPTPNDLFCTGHTQLSNGNLLIAGGTKRYEKLKGDVEKAGGLMIVHNENPDKPMTLPAGTIFTGKENGKTFVSKDPVLVPRAEKNFDEETGEFLGNTPGYGRIYVEAQKKGAEYETGTQDNYRIEGLEGEDARNTYGIAEKLALDKKDFQGIRDAFEFDPVAEKYVKVDPMHEARWYPTLTTLSDGKILSVSGLDDIGQLVPGKNEVYDPETQEWTYTEEERQFPTYPALFLTREGKIFYSGSNAGYGPDDVGRDPGIWDVETNEFTEIPGMSDANMLETSATVLLPPAQDERYMVVGGGGVGESRLASEKTRLVDLSADEPRFTDGPSLEKGTRYPQVSVLPTDEVLVSGGSEDYRGRSDSNILQARIYDTEADEFRRVADPLVGRNYHSGSILLPDGRVMFFGSDSLFADKANTKPGEFEQRIEIYTPPYLYGEDRPDLADGPESIGRGESGTFTSSVAESIEKVRLIRPSASTHVTDVDQRSIALDFEAEGDRLTVTVPENANLVQAGWYMMFATDGNGVPSKARWVRVP
- a CDS encoding glycoside hydrolase family 6 protein, which translates into the protein MDGTRGVGRIGGARVRAAAVGAVLLLAGCSDADAGDAEGDGAPARQPAGSAPYWVNPEGTAARELAELERDGRDEEADLIRRIAERPVAEWISPEEAEAQSRGFTEAAAAVDRTALLVLYNIPHRDCGQYSQGGAVDGAAYRAFVEAVAEGIDDRPATVILEPDAVLHLVDGCTPEVYHEERYALLREAIATLKALPDTTVYLDAGNAGWGEPDQIFEPLRWAGVERADGFSVNVSNYYTTEDSIAYGKELSAKVGGKPFVIDTSRNGNGPYTGGDASERWCNPPGRALGEAPTRDTADPLVDAYLWIKRPGESDGECKGGPKAGEWWPEYALGLARSAN
- a CDS encoding HAD-IIA family hydrolase, with product MAERKPIESWLTDMDGVLIHEGTPIPGAEEFLKRLRESGKPFLVLTNNSIYTPRDLHARLARMGLQVPVANIWTSALATAQFLDDQRPNGTAYVIGEAGLTTALHEIGYVLTDQEPDFVVLGETRTYSFEAMTKAVRLINDGARFVATNPDETGPSAEGALPATGAVAALITAATGKKPYFVGKPNPLMMRAGLNAIGAHSETSAMIGDRMDTDVLAGLEAGMRTFLVSTGVTRPSEVDRFPYGPSKVVESIADLVHEV
- a CDS encoding SEC-C domain-containing protein, giving the protein MRPDTPAENVDHPAEAARLERTAGLYPEDAEALLLRAAAHHELSGDRPAATALYDRLLSSSGKLEDPVLVRARKAANLWEYGHEAEARAIIDGVRAAAPRDPAAWVIVAEALESHDELEAAHETFTEGARSLVAEGEEPPRVTHPLFFGRHRVRRMLGLPHDAWDTLADTLHSMPVSLDELHDPGRVWTLGSNDPADLEAEISRLRAELGAHRAALSRPFPVAMLHWPAEELAELLADHPSLTAEYPSYEEHVATLETALRELASSGAARLGLVRGTVPSYEAFAASEGSSPGDASLLPQYATTLAARGRAEAWPPGQADACWCGTERAYADCHGTG
- a CDS encoding DUF445 domain-containing protein; this translates as MERTQTGAPVGTGEAGRLGGGDRAATAAGRAMTTFSPADEEKRRGVRRMKITATGLLIFVTVVYALTEWASHAGAGPWAGYVSAAAEAGMVGALADWFAVTALFRRPLGLPIPHTAIIPTKKDQLGVSLGEFVGENFLSEDVVRERLRAVGMAARLGAWLAVPDNADRVTEESATALRAALTVLRDSEVQAVVGEAVTRRADAVEIAPGMGRLLERVVADGGHRRAVDLVVARAHDWLVLHGDSVTGAVQGGAPAWTPRFVDRKMGDRVHKELLRFVTEMRDMPEHPAREALDRFLTDFASELRSDPDTRARVERLKSEVLGRDEVQDLIASVWTAVRSTVVSAAEDERSELRLRVRASLLALGGRLVADDRIRGKVDTWLENAAVYVVTTYRGEITSLITETVAGWDAEHTTRKIEANIGRDLQFIRINGTVVGSLAGLVIYSAARALGA
- a CDS encoding DUF1707 domain-containing protein, encoding MSDDAPELRASDTDRERVAEVLRDALAEGRLDMTEFEQRLEAAYRARTYGELAPITRDLPAGATPAPRVSTTKEPDRAGGWSSRITGAEPTSTWAVAVMSGFRRKGRWTVPRRFTTFSFWGGGEIDLRDADFTARETVVNCVAIMGGASVVVPPGVEVIVRGIGVMGGFDQREDGVPGDPGAPRVIVTGFAFWGGVGVERKPPRSERGPKERARGERLRSGEARSEVEDGRRRDR
- a CDS encoding transglycosylase domain-containing protein, which encodes MVLGGVAAVAVLLVGGFFLGYHLVKIPSANALATRQNNIYLYADGTVLARDGEVNRENVALSRVSEAARHAVLAAEDRDFYSTSGVDPQAMLRAAWNTATGKGRQSGSTITQQYVKNYYLVQEQTVTRKVKEFFIAIKLDRETGKDDILEGYLNTSYFGRGAYGVQAAAHAYYGIDAADLDAGQGAYLASLLNAPSRYDVVTHPENRPAAVRRWNYVLDGMVEQGWLGPARRASLSFPDPDRTTAPNSLSGQRGYVVQIVKEQLAADGVLREGELEAGGYRITTTLREDAQDAFVAAVEDRLMSRLDDAREADSYVRAGGAAVDPRSGEVVALYNGVDYVKQYTPNATRRDFQVGSTFKPFVLASALENDAETQDGRSITPATRYDGTSERTVQGWSGQRYAPENEDHRDYGDITVREATDKSVNAVYAQMAADVGSDRVEETAVALGLSPDTPELVAAPSIALGTATASPLDMAKAYATLANHGRHAGYTLIERITRGGQDVPLPSRPDDRQVIGREAADTTTWVLRGVVERGTATAARAAGRPAAGKTGTAEEDTAAWFAGYTPELATVVAVMGQDPDTAAHKSLYGVMGLGRINGGGVPAEIWAQFTREALSGTPVTAFDLRVRRGVEESGGPSDRPSGSDRERDTDEEDRYGDDDPWDTEPGDGAWDSGPAATPPGATGGAEGALHDRGGAGGGVAAARDTDAPEAVRPTVDAPGPGAVVGPERVSTGSGEDPGGGGAEEHGGPGAETPGDDPNPPRVPQRPDGPDGRPGPPRPDGPGGPEGTGGGPVPGDPDGEHAAERPGDPGEPGRLPLPDHA